Part of the Streptomyces sp. HSG2 genome, GCGACCCTCGTGCTCCAAGAGGCGCTCGTCCTCGCGGGATGGGCCGCGGGCGGCTTCCTCCTGCTCACCCGCGGCCTGAGGCACACCGTCCGGTCCGGCGCCCTCAGTCTGCGCTGAGGGCGGCCCGGATCAGGCCCGGAACCCAAGCTGGGACGCGAGCACCGCCAGCTGCGTCCGGTTGCGGGTACCGGTCTTCTTCCGCAGGTGGCGCAGGTAGGTGTCGACGGTGTGCCGGCTGATGCCCAGCCGCTTCGCTATGGAGCAGTAGGTGTCGCCCCGGGAGAGGAGGGCGAGCACCTGCTGCTCGCGCGGCGTGAAGCTGAGGGCGGCGGCGGTGCTGTCGGACATGACGAACTCCTGTGACGGATCGCGGACGTACGGCGGATGGAGGCAGGTGCGTCTCAGCCACCCCAGGAGGTGTCCGCGGTGCACTTCTGGCCGACCGAGCATTCCTCCGCGACCGTGCGCGTCACGTCGGCCGGGTGCCCGGCTGTCCGGACCAGCTCCGCCACCCCGGCCGTGACGGAGCAGACGGCGGTCAGTACCACGGCCAACACGAGCCGGACGGGCAGGCAGGCGCGCTTCATCTTCATGGGGGGTGTTCCTTCTCTCCCGGCTTCCGGGCCGGGGGTCGGTTCCTGACAGGGACCAGACTGTCGTGTCCACGCCCCGCGAACGACCCTTCACCCCCTCATCAAAGTGCCTGGCACGAAGACGACGGGCGGCGTAACGGATCTTTCGTCATATCGCAGGCGCGCGTGGCCCGTCGGACGTCCGCCGTCGACCCGAAGGCCCGCCCGCCAGGGTCGGCGCGGCCGGTCGGGCGGGAAGCATCCGGCCGTGGTAGGGCGCGATCCGCCCGCTCGACGATCCCTGGCACCGCCCGCCCGCCGCACCGGCACTCCGATGCGCGCAACCGGGAGGCCCGACCCGCCGCGGACCGACCCGTGCGAGGCCGCTTCCCCCGTTATGTTTTCTGCGGTTCCGCAATGGGGCCGCCGGCCTCCGGGCCCGGTATGACTGTGTCCCCCTGTCGATGGCATGACCTGGGGGGTGGTGTCGCCGCGGTCCGGGGGTGTTCGTCGGAGACGCTGATCAGAGGTCCGGCCACCGTCCGGTCCGGCGCAATGCCGGGCAGTTCGCGGGCGGCAGGTCTGCATAACGTGGATGCGCGAGCACGACGCCCGAGCCGAGGCCGGCACCGCCAACACCCCCTGGGAAGGGGCACTATGTTCGAGATCGAAGACGTGGGCGTGTTCCTGGGCTTGGACGTCGGCAAGACCGCTCACCACGGCCACGGACTCACCCCGGGCGGGAAGAAGGTCTTCGACAAGCCCCTGCCCAACAGCGAGCCCAGGCTGCGGGCCGTCTTCGACAAGCTGCGCGAGAAGTTCGGCACCGTCCTGGTGATCGTCGATCAGCCCGCCTCGATCGGTGCCCTGCCGCTGACCGTGGCCCGCGATGCCGGCTGCAAGGTCGCCTACCTGCCCGGACTTGCCATGCGCCGGATCGCCGACCTCTACCCGGGCGAGGCCAAGACCGACGCGAAGGACGCCGCCGTGATCGCGGACGCGGCCCGCACCATGCCGCACACCCTGCGCTCCCTGGAACTGACCGACGAGATCACCGCCGAGCTCACGGTCCTCGTGGGTTTCGACCAGGATCTCGCGGCCGAGGCCACCCGCACCAGCAACCGGATACGCGGCCTGCTCACCCAGTTCCACCCCAGCCTCGAACGCGTCCTGGGCCCGCGTCTGGACCACCAGGCCGTGACCTGGCTGCTGGAGCGCTACGGATCCCCGGCCGCCCTGCGCAAGGCAGGCCGCCGCAGACTCGTCGAGCTGATCCGCCCGAAGGCCCCGCGCATGGCCACCCGGCTGATCGACGACGTCTTCGACGCCCTCGACGAACAGACCGTCATCGTCCCCGGCACCGGCACCCTGGACATCGTCATCCCCTCCCTGGCCGCCTCGCTCGCCGCCGTCCACGCCCAGCGCCGGGCGATGGAAGCCCAGATCAACGCCCTGCTGGAGGCTCACCCTCTTTCCCCGGTCCTGACGTCGATGCCCGGCGTCGGCGTCAGGACCGCCGCCGTCCTGCTGGTCACCGTTGGCGACGGCACCAGCTTCCCCACCGCCGCCCACCTCGCCTCCTACGCGGGACTCGCCCCGACAACGAAGTCTTCCGGGACCTCGATCCACGGTGAGCACGCACCCCGAGGCGGAAACCGGCAGCTCAAACGGGCGATGTTCCTGTCCGCCTTCGCCTGCATGAACGCCGACCCGGCCTCCCGCGCCTACTACGACAAGCAACGCGCCCGCGGCAAGACCCACACCCAGGCCCTCCTCCGCCTCGCCCGTCAACGCATCAGCGTCCTGTTCGCCATGCTCCGCGACGGCACCTTCTACGAATCCCGGACACCGACGGACATCGAGCTCGCCGCATAGCTTCAGCAAGCCCGAACCACCCGAAACCCGACAGAGATGCCTTGACGAAAGACATAGAGGCACCCTCCTCCTATTCTGTTCGCCTTGACCACAGGGCCGCCCCCCGGACGGCCCTGACAGAACGGGTGAGGGACGCGGGCCATGGGACTGGACGACACACTGGCCGCGGCCGGCGAACTACAGGACTCGGACATAGCCGTCTACGCCTGGGTGCTCGGACACGGCTCGGCGTCGGTCGACGCCATCGCCGCGCGGACCGGAGCGGACGCCGGGGAGGGTGCCGCCGCCGTCAAGCGCCTGCTGAAGCTACGCCTCCTCCAACAGCACCCCGACGAGCCCGCCACCGTCTTCGCGGTGGCACCCGAGACCGCTGCCGCCCAGCTCGCCGCGCCCGTCGAGGCCGAGATCCTCCATCAGCGACAGAGACTCTCCGGCATCCGCAGGGAACTGCTGCGCGCCGCCCCGACCTACGACAACCGGCGCTCGGCCGTCGGGGCGGTCGAGGTCCTGGAGAACCTCCACCTCGTGCGCGAGGCCCTCGCCCAGGCCTCCGAACGCTGCTGTGAGGAGATCATCGCCAGCCAGCCCGGCGGCGGTGCCCGCGTCTCCGAGGCGATGGAGGAAGCCCTCGTCCGCGACCGGGCCGTCCTGGAACGCGGCGTCAGGCTGCGCACGCTCTACCACCACACGGCACGCTTCAACGGCCCCAGCCAAGCCTACGTCGCCGCCGCCTCGGCCCTCGGCGGCGAATACCGGACGGCCCACGAACTCTTCGGCCGCCTCATCGTCTTCGACCGCGAGACCGCCTTCATCCCCGTCCAGGGCGACAGCTGGGGGGCCGTCGTCATCCGCGAGCCCTCCACCATCGCCTACCTCTGCGAGATCTTCGAGCAGACCTGGGACCGGGCCACCCCCTTCACCGCGGCGGTAGGCCAGCAGCTCGAGACGGTCTCCCGCGAAATCCACGAGACGATCGTCCGGCTCCTCGCCGCCGGCCTCAAGGACGAGGCGATCGCCCGCCGTCTGGGCATGTCGCTGCGCACCGCACGCCGCCACATCGCCGACATCATGGGCGACCTGGGCGCCGAAAGCCGCTTCCAGGCCGGCGTCCGCGCCGCGGCCCAAGGCCTCTTGGACGCCGACGAGCCGGACGCAACCCTCGTCGCCCCCTCAGCCCGCCCCGGTGTGGGGCCCGTTCCCACCCCGCCCCCCTCCGGAGCGCCGGAGCGGCCACACGGGAACAATTCTTCGTGACTGTCCGGAAGGCGCGTCGTGCGAGATGCTGGGCGCACCCAGCCGCGCGGGCCGCGGGCCCGCGCGCCCGACCCTCCGGACCCACCCCAGGAGCCCCATGTTCAGCGCGTCTTCGGCAGCCGAGGGCGCCCCGCCCCACGTGCGCGAACTGGCGCAGTTCCTCGCCGTGTGCGACGGCCGGGAGCCCGCCATCCTGTGGCCCGAGCAGGACCACGCGCGCGACGGCCACGACGCGGCCGCCCGCGCGAGCGAGACCCGCGAACTCGCCCGGCTGACCGGCCTGCGCCCCTCCCTCGCCTGCCACCTCGCCGACGTCGAGGGCCCCCGGTGCAGGTCCAACGGCTCGGCCGACTGCCTCCTGGTCCAGCAGACCGAAGGCGCCGGATCCTTCCGGCTGCCCGCCGGTCCTGCGGACGAGCCCCCCTTCTCCTGCCGCCTGCGCTCCGGCGAAGTGCTGTACGTACCCCCCGGGCGCGGTTGGCGGGCCGACCTCACCCCCAACGCCAGGCTGCTGCTCATCAGCCTGGCCTCCAACGGCCCATACGAACACCACCCCGGGTAGCCCGCTCCGGAGCCGTCGACCGGACGCCCGGCCCCGGAGCGGGTCGGCCACCCGCCGCCGACCCGTCGGATGGCCGTGCCCGTCGGGACCCCCTCGGAAAGGCCGACTCGACCCGGGAGAGAGCCTTCCAGGGCCGCCCGCGAGACTTCCACGCTTCCTCGAACGCGAGATCCTCCGGCACGCCCGCCGCTGGGACGGCCCCCGGGCAGGACGCCGGTACGTCCTCCGCCGGCTCGCGCGCCGCGACACACGCCGCCACCACGAGAAGAACGGCCGACCCGGCCCCGTCGCCTCCGAAGCGCGACACTCGGCCGCACTCACACTCGCCGCACGGGACGGACTGGTGTCCGCCTCCCGGGCAACTCCCGGTGGAGGCGACACCCGGCTCCGTGGCCGAGCCGCCGCTCCCGACCTCCGCCGACGGGGGACCCGGCCTCGAAGCCACCACCGGCGGCGCCTGGACCCTGGCTCCGGCCACACCATGGACACGGAGGGCGGCCCCGCCACCGGCGAAACCACCCCGGGAACAAGTCCAGTGATCTTCCGGACGCGCCGAGGAATCGAGGGCGCGATCCGTGGCACGTCGACTTCGCGCCAATTCGGGTCGGTGCGCCCCGTGCCGGTCGCCCAGCGACTGGCATCGGAGACCATCGAGCCTCGTGTGCCCACCGAGGTCTCCGAGGAGAGCGGTGCGAGGCGCTCGCACCGGCGCGTCGGGGATACGCACGACGGGCACCGCCGGCGACCTGCCGGAGCCGGCCGGACCCGATCCGTGCGCACAGAGTCGTTGGGCATGCGAGGCATCCCCCGCCCCCCACGGTGAAGTTGCTTGGCAAGTACCGATCGCGCCCGCTTCGTCGTGGACACGGATATCGACAGCATGGGTCGATCCATCCCTGAGAAGGATGTAGATCACCGTGCGAAGACAGATTCCGCTCTCAAGGCTGGTGATGTCATGCCCCATCAACCTCGGGCCGTCGCGACACGTTTCGCCATGCTCGGTCCGTTGAGCGTGATCGATGGCGACAGCTCCGTCGACATCGGCCCGCCGAGACAACGCGCGCTGCTCGCCGTTCTTCTGATTCACGTGGGCCGGGTGGCCCCCCTGCCCACGATCATCAACGCCATTTGGGGGACGGACCCGCCTCTCCATGTCATGGCGACGCTGCAGGCGTACGTGTCACGTTTGAGGAAACTCCTGCGACGCCACGACCGTTCGCTCCGGCTCGCACGTCGCCTCAACGGATATCTCTTGGAAGCGGACCCCGAACTCGTCGATGCCGTCGTGTTCGAGGCACGGGTACGGGACTGCCGCGAGGCACTCGCGACCGGTGATCCGACGGCCGCTCGTTCCCTGGCCGTCTCCGCCCTGGAACTGTGGAAGGGGCGGCCGATGGGCGAACTCTACGAGTACGAGTTCGCGGTCATGGAGGCGGACCGACTGGACCAGGTGCGATTGCAGGCGCTCGACACATGGGCGGAAGCATGCCTGGAGACGGGATCGTACGAGGAAGTGGCGGTCGTTCTTTGTGAGGAACTCAGGCTCAATCCCAGCCTGGAACGACTCGGCGGCCATCTCATGCGGGCCCACTATCATCTGGGGCAACCCGTACGCGCCCTCCAGACCTATGAGCGGATGCGCAAGGCCGTCGCCGAAGAACTCGGCGTCGACCTCAGCCGAGAACTGCGGATCCTGCACGGCGAGATCCTTCGGCAGGAACTCACCGCCGCGCCGTCGGGTAGGGTGGAGGCGCCTCCCGCCACCCCGCCCGAATCCTGCGATCCCCCACGCCCGGATCGGCCGGACTTCCGGGTCGTCGTCCGGGAACAGGAGACGGAGCGGCTCGCCGGTCTGGTGGAGGACGTCCGCCGCGGTCGCGGGCACGTCGTCCTCGTTCTCGGAGAACAGGGCATCGGCAAGAGCCACTTGGTGAACGAGGCGATGCGCGTCCTCGTACCGGCGGGTGCGAGGACGGTACACGGCCACTCCGCCTACGTCCCGTCCGCCCTTCCCTACTGGGCCTGGGAACAGGTACGCCGGCAGCTGGACTCCGGTGACGGACCTTGGGAACCGCTCGCCGAAGACGCGACGATCGGTGCGGAGTGGACGGCGAGCCGGCACTTCGCCCACCGGGTTCGCATCTGCCAGGCCGTGCTGTCGGCGGCGAAGCGCTCGCCACTGGTCCTGATCATGGAGGATCTGCACGCCGCCGACGTGTCGACGCTCGAAGTGCTCCACATGCTGGCCAAACAGGTCTCGGGGGCGCCCGTCCTCGTCTTGGCCACCTTGCGCGACCACGAGTTGGCGAAGGACCCCGCGATGCGGCGGATGGTGGGGCGGATCCTCCAGGAGGGCACGGCGCTGACGCTCCGGTTGAAGGGCCTCACCAAGGAGGAAAGCGGCCGTCTGATCGCAGAGGTCCGGGGCGCGGAGCCCTCCGCGGCGGAGACGAGCGAGTTGTGGAACGCGTCCGATGGCAATCCCTTCATCCTGCTCAGTCTGCTCTCCGCGCGGGCCGCCGGTGCGACCGGGGATCAACAGGCGATCCCCTTCGAGGTACGCGAGGTGCTTCACGACCGCCTGAGTTCGTGCACCCCCGGCACGCTGGACGTGCTCACACTGAGTGCCGTGATCGGGACCCAGGTGCCGCGGTCGCTGCTCGACGAGGTGTTGTCCGCTCGCGGCCTCCCCCGGAGTCTGGTGGACGACGCGCTGCTGACGGGTCTGCTGCACACGGACGCCGCGACCGAGGGCAGATTGGTGTTCACTCACGGGCTGGTGCGGGAGCTGTTGGTCGGCGAGGCACAGCCGCTCGCTCGCGCCCACTGGAACAGGGAGGTCGCCGAGGCACTGGCCGCCCGGTTTCGGCCCGAGAGCGACACCGTCCGGATCCGCCACCACTGTCTGGAGTCCGCTCGGGTGCTCGGAGCGCCCATGGGGATACGTCCGCTGGTCGGTCTGGCGGACCAAGCGGAGGAGCGCTTCCAGCACGGCCGGGCGTTACGATGCCTCGAGGAGGCACTGTCGATCGTCGCAGAGCTCTCCGACGAGGCGACACCTGCTGTGGAACTCCATCTGTGCAAGCGTGTTCTGCGGCTTCGGGCCCGACTCGAGGGATACGCCTGCCCGCGCGTGGTGGAGTCCTTCGGGCAGGCTCAGCGCCTGGAGAGGGTGGTGGACACCACACAACCGACCGCGCTGCTGCACACTCGCGCCGCCATGGCGCTCGTCGCGGGCGAGTACGGTCTGGCCGCCGAGACCGGGGAGATGCTCCATGAACTGGCCGCGCACGGCGGAGGTCCGGAGGCCGAGGCGGCGGCCTGCTACGCCGAGGGGGTCTCCCTGCATGTCGCCGGCAGGACCGAGGAGGCGCTCGCGACGCTCACTCGGGGAGTGCGACTCACCGACGACTTGCTCGGCACACAGGAGGAGGGCCTGTCGTCGACGGCTTCCCTCCTCTACGACCAACGCGTCGACTGCCGTGCCTATCTGGCGCTGACCCACTGGATCAACGACGATCGGGACCAGGCGCAGCACTACCGTGCCGAGATTCTGCGGTTGACCCAGTCCGACCGCTACGACCGTCCCTGGGACCGTGCCTTCGCGCGATACGTGGACGCGATGATGGCCGTGTGCGAGGGCGACGTGGAGGGCGCGTGGCGGGCGGGACTCGCGGGCGTCGATCTGGCCACCCGCTGCCAACTGCGTTATTGGCAGCGTATGTTGGCTGTCCCGCTGGGCTGGGCCGAGGTCCGCCAGGGGATGGCCGGAGCCGGACTGGCCCGCATCCGCAGAGCGCTGCGCGAGGCCGCCCAACACCGCACGTTGTTGCGTCGCGGTCTGCACCTGGGCCTGCTGGGCGACGCTCTACTGTACAGCGGTCGTGCCGAGGAAAGCAGGCTGGCCATGCGTTGCGCGGCCGAGGAGATCGAACGCGGCGGCGAGTACGCCTACGCCCGACCACAGTGGCCGTACGCCGCCCTCCTCGGTGAAGGCGGCTGCGGCTCGTCGGTCGGATCGGCGCCGCGTGTGGCGCGTCGGTAGTTCCGGGGTGGACGCCCACCCCCTCCGGCCGCCGCGCCGTCCGGTCCGCCGACACAGCGCCTTCCACTCCCCGGCGTGCGGGGGCCGGTCTCTCAGCTGGTCTCGGCCCGACGGACCGGGTCCGGAATCCTCACACGCTCTCCGCGCCTTGGCCCCCCGCCTCCCGAATCAACGCACGTGCCCGTCTGGACCGGTCCGCACGAGCACCGACCTCAGCCCGTCGACGAGCTCGTCGGCCTCCTCGCGGCTGAGGACCAGGGGTGGATTGATCACCAGCGCGTACGGGTTGGTGCGCAGGATGACCGCCGCCTGCTCGCGCAGCGCGTCGGCCACCGCACCCGTGCCGTTGGGCAACGGTCGGCGGGTCGCGCGGTCGGACGTGAGCTCCACCGCCATCATCAGACCGAGCCGCCTCACCTCCCCGACCACGGGCAACTCGGTCAGCTCGGCCAGCCTTCCGCCGAGGTACTCGCCGATCCCGGCCGCGTTCGCAAGCAGCCCCTCCCGCTCGATGATGTCGAGGTTGGCGAGGGCGACCGCGCAGGCGGTGGGATGCCCCGTGTAGGTGTAGCCGACGGGAAAGCCCTGGTCGCCGGTGACGACCTCGGCGACGCGCTCGCCGGTGAGTACGGCACCATGAGGGATGTAGCCGGACGTGAGGCCCTTCGCCGTCACCATGATGTCGGGAACGACACCGAAGTGCTGTGCGGCGAACCAGTGTCCGGTTCGACCGTAGGCGGTCACCACCTCGTCGGAGATGAGGAGGATGCCGTACGAGCGCAGCAGTTCCGCGACACGCGGCCAGTAGTCCGCGGGCGGGACCACGGCGCCGCAGCCCCCCATGACCGGCTCGCCGATCATCGCCGCGACGCGTTCCGGACCGACGCGTTCGATCGTGTCGCGCAACTCGGCCAGACAGAACTCCGTGACGTCGGCCCCGGAGTACAGATCTCGGCGGTAGGGGTGAGGAGGCGTCAGAAAGTGAACGTCCGGCAGGGAGGGCCCGAATCCTTCGTGGTAGACGGGGAATCCGGAGACCCCGCCGCTGCCGTACCCGATACCGTGGTAGGCCGTCCGGCGGGAGAGGACGACGGTCCGCTCCGGCTCGCCGCGGCGGTGGTGGTAGAGCCGGGCCATCCGTAGCGCGATCTCGTTGCCCTCGGCGCCCCCGCTGGTGAAGTACACCCGACTCAACGGGTCGGGAGCGAGGGTGGCCAGTCGCCCGGCCAGTTCCACGGCACGGTCGTTGCCGAGCGGCCCCCACGTGTGGAAGTACTCCAGACGAGTCATCTGCTCGGCCGCCGCACGCGCGAGTTCGGCACGTCCATGCCCCACCTGGGTGACTCCGAGTACAGCCGACGCGTCCAGGTACTCTCGGCCCTCGGCGTCGCGAACCCGGCTTCCGGATCCGGAGACCAACAGAGTTCGGTCGGTTCGATGCCCCGGCAGGGTCGGATGGATCAGTGTGGCACGGTCCATCTCGGCAAGTGTGGCCCCGGGCGCACGGGAGATCGCTGAGGTCAAGGTGAGCTCCTTCGCGGTCGCTGGGTTCTCCCCCAGATTCGCCATGCCGCCTTGGCACTCGCTGGACGGCCGCGGTCTACGACGGAACGTCCGACGGACA contains:
- a CDS encoding aspartate aminotransferase family protein, whose translation is MDRATLIHPTLPGHRTDRTLLVSGSGSRVRDAEGREYLDASAVLGVTQVGHGRAELARAAAEQMTRLEYFHTWGPLGNDRAVELAGRLATLAPDPLSRVYFTSGGAEGNEIALRMARLYHHRRGEPERTVVLSRRTAYHGIGYGSGGVSGFPVYHEGFGPSLPDVHFLTPPHPYRRDLYSGADVTEFCLAELRDTIERVGPERVAAMIGEPVMGGCGAVVPPADYWPRVAELLRSYGILLISDEVVTAYGRTGHWFAAQHFGVVPDIMVTAKGLTSGYIPHGAVLTGERVAEVVTGDQGFPVGYTYTGHPTACAVALANLDIIEREGLLANAAGIGEYLGGRLAELTELPVVGEVRRLGLMMAVELTSDRATRRPLPNGTGAVADALREQAAVILRTNPYALVINPPLVLSREEADELVDGLRSVLVRTGPDGHVR
- a CDS encoding IS110 family transposase, yielding MFEIEDVGVFLGLDVGKTAHHGHGLTPGGKKVFDKPLPNSEPRLRAVFDKLREKFGTVLVIVDQPASIGALPLTVARDAGCKVAYLPGLAMRRIADLYPGEAKTDAKDAAVIADAARTMPHTLRSLELTDEITAELTVLVGFDQDLAAEATRTSNRIRGLLTQFHPSLERVLGPRLDHQAVTWLLERYGSPAALRKAGRRRLVELIRPKAPRMATRLIDDVFDALDEQTVIVPGTGTLDIVIPSLAASLAAVHAQRRAMEAQINALLEAHPLSPVLTSMPGVGVRTAAVLLVTVGDGTSFPTAAHLASYAGLAPTTKSSGTSIHGEHAPRGGNRQLKRAMFLSAFACMNADPASRAYYDKQRARGKTHTQALLRLARQRISVLFAMLRDGTFYESRTPTDIELAA
- a CDS encoding helix-turn-helix transcriptional regulator, which codes for MGLDDTLAAAGELQDSDIAVYAWVLGHGSASVDAIAARTGADAGEGAAAVKRLLKLRLLQQHPDEPATVFAVAPETAAAQLAAPVEAEILHQRQRLSGIRRELLRAAPTYDNRRSAVGAVEVLENLHLVREALAQASERCCEEIIASQPGGGARVSEAMEEALVRDRAVLERGVRLRTLYHHTARFNGPSQAYVAAASALGGEYRTAHELFGRLIVFDRETAFIPVQGDSWGAVVIREPSTIAYLCEIFEQTWDRATPFTAAVGQQLETVSREIHETIVRLLAAGLKDEAIARRLGMSLRTARRHIADIMGDLGAESRFQAGVRAAAQGLLDADEPDATLVAPSARPGVGPVPTPPPSGAPERPHGNNSS
- a CDS encoding helix-turn-helix transcriptional regulator gives rise to the protein MSDSTAAALSFTPREQQVLALLSRGDTYCSIAKRLGISRHTVDTYLRHLRKKTGTRNRTQLAVLASQLGFRA
- a CDS encoding BTAD domain-containing putative transcriptional regulator — encoded protein: MIDGDSSVDIGPPRQRALLAVLLIHVGRVAPLPTIINAIWGTDPPLHVMATLQAYVSRLRKLLRRHDRSLRLARRLNGYLLEADPELVDAVVFEARVRDCREALATGDPTAARSLAVSALELWKGRPMGELYEYEFAVMEADRLDQVRLQALDTWAEACLETGSYEEVAVVLCEELRLNPSLERLGGHLMRAHYHLGQPVRALQTYERMRKAVAEELGVDLSRELRILHGEILRQELTAAPSGRVEAPPATPPESCDPPRPDRPDFRVVVREQETERLAGLVEDVRRGRGHVVLVLGEQGIGKSHLVNEAMRVLVPAGARTVHGHSAYVPSALPYWAWEQVRRQLDSGDGPWEPLAEDATIGAEWTASRHFAHRVRICQAVLSAAKRSPLVLIMEDLHAADVSTLEVLHMLAKQVSGAPVLVLATLRDHELAKDPAMRRMVGRILQEGTALTLRLKGLTKEESGRLIAEVRGAEPSAAETSELWNASDGNPFILLSLLSARAAGATGDQQAIPFEVREVLHDRLSSCTPGTLDVLTLSAVIGTQVPRSLLDEVLSARGLPRSLVDDALLTGLLHTDAATEGRLVFTHGLVRELLVGEAQPLARAHWNREVAEALAARFRPESDTVRIRHHCLESARVLGAPMGIRPLVGLADQAEERFQHGRALRCLEEALSIVAELSDEATPAVELHLCKRVLRLRARLEGYACPRVVESFGQAQRLERVVDTTQPTALLHTRAAMALVAGEYGLAAETGEMLHELAAHGGGPEAEAAACYAEGVSLHVAGRTEEALATLTRGVRLTDDLLGTQEEGLSSTASLLYDQRVDCRAYLALTHWINDDRDQAQHYRAEILRLTQSDRYDRPWDRAFARYVDAMMAVCEGDVEGAWRAGLAGVDLATRCQLRYWQRMLAVPLGWAEVRQGMAGAGLARIRRALREAAQHRTLLRRGLHLGLLGDALLYSGRAEESRLAMRCAAEEIERGGEYAYARPQWPYAALLGEGGCGSSVGSAPRVARR